The Manis javanica isolate MJ-LG chromosome 6, MJ_LKY, whole genome shotgun sequence genome contains a region encoding:
- the LOC108409655 gene encoding uncharacterized protein produces the protein MSSTQEEPTEPIIPSEGTHGACHPLIRSPRSLASLRRSQRSLSPHRCRSPSLSSPQEEPTEPVILSGGALGACHSLRRCPRSLPSLRRCLWSLSSLRRSQRSLSPLRCSYLSLSSSQEEPMEPVITQKEPTEPVVTQEEPTEPVVTHEEPMEPVVPHEEPTEPTVPKAAPTPVSPYLIPCLVPALFVLLLLILCIWCCKQDPQLGDRICPTVIVSGYLDRGQQDTLGDFAHSCTQGPLMCC, from the exons ATGTCATCCACTCAGGAGGAGCCCACGGAGCCTATCATCCCCTCAGAAGGCACCCATGGAGCCTGTCATCCCCTCATTAGGAGCCCACGGAGCCTAGCATCCCTCAGAAGGAGCCAACGGAGCCTGTCACCACACAGGTGCCGCTCCCCGAGCCTGTCATCCCCTCAGGAGGAGCCCACGGAGCCTGTCATCCTCTCAGGAGGAGCCCTTGGAGCCTGTCATTCCCTCAGGAGGTGCCCACGGAGCCTGCCATCCCTCAGGAGGTGCCTATGGAGCCTGTCATCCCTCAGGAGGAGCCAACGGAGCCTGTCACCACTCAGGTGCAGCTATCTGAGCCTGTCATCCTCTCAGGAGGAGCCCATGGAGCCTGTGATAACTCAGAAGGAGCCCACAGAGCCTGTGGTAACTCAGGAGGAGCCCACGGAGCCTGTGGTGACTCACGAGGAGCCCATGGAGCCTGTGGTCCCTCACGAGGAGCCCACGGAGCCAACAGTGCCTAAGGCTGCCCCAACACCTGTCAGCCCTTACCTGATACCGTGCCTTGTCCCAGCGCTCTTTGTGTTACTGTTGCTAATCTTATGCATCTGGTGCTGCAAGCAG GACCCACAGTTGGGTGACCGGATATGCCCCACGGTGATTGTGTCTGGGTACCTAGACAGG GGCCAACAGGACACATTGGGTGACTTCGCCCACAGCTGCACGCAGGGCCCACTGATGTGCTGTTAG